From Oceanipulchritudo coccoides, the proteins below share one genomic window:
- a CDS encoding CNNM domain-containing protein, which yields MTGLVIAILLTLGVSAICSLLEAFILSTTMAEIEGLKKSHPKAGQLLEMYKVGIDETSSAILTLNTIANTAGATIVGALAARVLESTSLGILSGGMVLGILFFSEIIPKNLGVAYRKNLQVYLVYPILVIRWSMSPLSYVAKKMLTLIMPTGQPTEEEQEEEIRLLAERSAQSGALSDDERDLISNALSLDDVSVESIMTPRTVVTFLKESLTVEEVCNEFKNIPFARIPIYKETIDEIAGIVRRRDILEANGEGKAEMTLEELKGDALFIPETASGLQALQLFMKKHQQIGVVVDEYGSTVGVITMEDVVEHLLGDEIYEESDMAVDMRELAKKRAERMPSATPNLRED from the coding sequence ATGACCGGATTAGTCATTGCAATCCTACTCACTCTCGGGGTTTCCGCGATCTGTTCGCTTTTGGAGGCTTTTATTCTCAGCACGACCATGGCCGAGATCGAGGGTTTGAAAAAATCCCATCCCAAGGCAGGACAGTTACTGGAAATGTACAAGGTCGGCATTGATGAGACCAGCTCCGCCATCCTGACCTTGAACACCATCGCCAATACGGCGGGCGCAACGATTGTCGGGGCCCTTGCGGCACGGGTATTGGAAAGCACCTCCCTTGGCATTCTTTCAGGTGGGATGGTCCTCGGAATCCTCTTCTTTTCAGAAATTATCCCGAAAAACCTTGGAGTGGCCTATCGTAAAAACCTGCAAGTCTATCTGGTTTACCCGATCCTGGTAATCCGCTGGTCGATGAGCCCATTGTCGTATGTGGCCAAGAAAATGCTGACCCTGATCATGCCGACGGGGCAGCCGACGGAGGAGGAACAGGAGGAGGAAATCCGGCTTTTGGCTGAGCGAAGCGCTCAGAGCGGTGCCTTGAGTGATGATGAGCGCGATCTGATTTCCAACGCCCTCAGCTTGGACGATGTGTCGGTTGAATCGATCATGACGCCGAGAACTGTCGTAACCTTCCTCAAGGAGAGTCTGACCGTGGAGGAAGTTTGCAATGAATTCAAAAACATCCCCTTTGCACGCATTCCCATTTACAAGGAAACGATAGATGAAATTGCTGGAATTGTCCGGCGTCGTGATATCCTCGAGGCGAACGGGGAAGGTAAAGCGGAAATGACGCTTGAGGAACTGAAGGGGGATGCCCTTTTCATTCCAGAGACCGCATCCGGTCTGCAGGCCTTGCAGTTATTCATGAAAAAACACCAGCAAATCGGGGTTGTCGTGGATGAATACGGGTCAACCGTCGGTGTTATTACGATGGAAGACGTAGTTGAGCACTTGCTGGGCGATGAGATTTACGAGGAATCCGACATGGCAGTCGATATGCGCGAGTTGGCTAAAAAGCGGGCTGAGCGGATGCCAAGTGCCACTCCGAACTTACGCGAAGACTGA
- the lgt gene encoding prolipoprotein diacylglyceryl transferase, whose amino-acid sequence MEESGQVSYWVHDLDPVIIQFTDTLAVRWYGLAYVAGFLVAFALLGLYWKKGRSQLSPQMLESMGMTMILGVMIGGRLGYFLLYEFSTFIANPLVFFKVWEGGMASHGGFAGVAVAALLTARKFKLHLLMLGDLVASVSAAGLFFGRVANFINGELWGKVTDVSWAVIFPASAPVGLPVQLIPPRHPSQLYEALLEGLFLFIYMQARFWMVKGREDPTKVGSPSSRPGHLTGEFLVFYSIGRWIAELFREPDAALIMGINRGSFYSLFLLIAGIFFIAWSRRSKLTNGQIG is encoded by the coding sequence ATGGAGGAAAGCGGTCAGGTCAGCTACTGGGTCCACGATCTCGATCCTGTCATTATCCAGTTTACCGATACCCTTGCCGTACGCTGGTACGGATTAGCCTATGTGGCGGGATTTCTGGTCGCATTCGCCTTGCTTGGCTTGTACTGGAAGAAAGGTCGCTCACAGCTCAGCCCGCAGATGCTCGAATCCATGGGGATGACAATGATCCTCGGGGTGATGATTGGCGGACGGTTGGGATATTTTCTCCTGTACGAGTTTTCCACCTTCATCGCCAATCCGCTGGTTTTCTTCAAAGTCTGGGAAGGGGGAATGGCCAGCCACGGGGGATTTGCCGGAGTAGCAGTCGCTGCGCTTTTGACTGCGCGGAAGTTTAAGCTACATCTGCTGATGCTTGGGGATTTGGTTGCTTCGGTCTCGGCGGCAGGACTGTTCTTTGGGCGGGTCGCAAATTTCATCAATGGTGAGCTATGGGGCAAGGTCACAGACGTCTCGTGGGCGGTTATCTTTCCGGCAAGTGCTCCTGTTGGCTTGCCAGTGCAGCTGATCCCCCCGAGGCACCCATCGCAACTCTATGAGGCCCTCCTTGAAGGCCTCTTCCTGTTTATCTACATGCAGGCACGGTTCTGGATGGTCAAGGGGCGTGAAGACCCGACCAAGGTGGGCTCTCCATCTTCAAGGCCCGGCCACCTGACTGGAGAGTTTCTGGTCTTTTACAGCATCGGGCGGTGGATCGCAGAGCTCTTCCGGGAACCAGATGCTGCGCTCATCATGGGAATCAACCGAGGAAGTTTTTATTCCCTCTTTCTCCTGATAGCCGGGATTTTCTTCATTGCCTGGAGTCGCCGCTCAAAGTTGACAAACGGCCAAATTGGATAA
- a CDS encoding Ser-Thr-rich GPI-anchored membrane family protein yields the protein MDTSARGGSATPESASVTQVSQKEAIANTASNARRLLPDIPQSTFRQGLLELDTVARAKALGQFNDLEIPIQDSSSLRVGSCGSLHYACSGVHHSDASESVFLEFTPQQSEALALTAEASVPVSQPPVYHSKPGAPYAIYLDFNGGVISGTLWNSNYNSGADYDTYIWTKDSDSTTFSDAEQAIIREIWQRISEDYAPFNVNVTTDPSFDPDVTGGSNSIGWILFTRDEDKSGTAMPAKGAGGVAWLNVFGSSLYASNYSPALVYADNLGPNVGHFMAEAGSHEMGHNMGLAHDGSSTVEYYAGHGSGETEWAPIMGSSYYENVTTWSKGDYLNANNTQDDINIITGKVGSDPDVVGDTRASATPLSLVGNSIEAPSTEFFIGDDSNEGIIQTPTDKDFFSFETSGGPLSITVDPFISEVTQYARGNNLDLKLTLFDSAGNTVAVADPTAEVAASLNLSVTQGAYTISIEGTGSGNPLGDPPSGYTSYGSLGMYFISGTIPQDLSVASPALGATWQPGLLYEIIWGGTVAGQSVDLDLYRNGSFVQSIVSNLDGANSSTLWTVPSGLEQGSGYTVRVSVDGVTGTSDSGIFEIREVLPVVAGQAPSASDLLEGPQTSVTITFNETMDPASFTITDDVASFTGPQAVDLSSSITGFSWSASNTVLTISFNALDTTGFYRMVMGPEILDTNGNPLDQDGDLLPGEAFEDQYALIFEITEEIPGGISTVYTADMSSNPGASTDPGWAWGVPSQGGLGGPNSAYTGNSVLGYNLSGQYEPGIVRKATLPAIATTGKTQVQLQFRRWLGVSLKANGSPNSRHADYARVEYSTNGTSWTSIWENSTEIVDTGWALQSFSLPASAENQESLLIRFVIESDGQSESFGWNIDDIEVLVNTPSQTVAPPPPVVICHTPNDESSGSQSALFFEYSQPMDPGSFSLGDISQFDGPNGSISSSGFEWISSTLLRVDFPEQSVDGNYSMVLNPTVADTYGQLVDQDLDLTGGESIADQYTASFSINNSPGLSPPESWRLTYFETTLNEGVASDEFDFDRDGLANVMERAFGTLPTDGGNAYRPIQSSTVVEDLEYLTFQYRRLAGGIESGASGYSVDDLVYVVETSQTLGASSWSPVAGTVESRNTVNGVETVTIRLNSPMTPGARKFIRLNVTSNQD from the coding sequence TTGGACACATCGGCCCGCGGGGGATCCGCCACACCTGAATCTGCTTCAGTTACTCAGGTTAGTCAGAAGGAAGCGATCGCCAACACGGCCTCCAATGCCAGACGGCTCCTCCCCGATATTCCCCAATCAACTTTCCGCCAGGGGCTTCTTGAACTCGACACAGTGGCACGCGCCAAGGCCCTCGGGCAATTCAACGACTTGGAAATCCCCATTCAGGACTCTTCATCTCTCCGCGTTGGATCCTGTGGAAGCCTCCATTACGCTTGCTCGGGCGTTCATCACTCAGATGCCTCAGAAAGTGTTTTCCTTGAGTTTACTCCCCAGCAATCAGAAGCCCTTGCCCTCACCGCAGAGGCCTCCGTGCCTGTGAGCCAACCACCTGTCTATCATTCAAAGCCAGGCGCCCCGTATGCCATCTATTTGGATTTCAATGGTGGCGTGATCTCCGGTACGCTGTGGAACTCGAATTACAACAGCGGTGCCGACTACGATACATATATTTGGACCAAGGATAGTGACAGCACAACCTTCTCCGATGCTGAGCAGGCCATCATTCGCGAAATCTGGCAGCGCATTTCCGAAGATTACGCACCCTTCAATGTCAATGTGACAACTGACCCGAGCTTTGATCCGGATGTGACAGGTGGTTCCAATTCGATCGGGTGGATCCTCTTCACCCGCGACGAGGATAAAAGCGGAACAGCCATGCCCGCCAAAGGCGCAGGCGGCGTTGCCTGGTTGAATGTGTTCGGCAGTTCCCTCTATGCATCCAATTACTCCCCTGCCCTCGTGTATGCAGACAACCTTGGACCCAACGTGGGGCACTTTATGGCGGAAGCCGGTTCCCACGAGATGGGTCATAATATGGGATTGGCCCATGATGGTTCGAGTACAGTTGAATATTATGCCGGCCATGGGTCGGGTGAGACTGAGTGGGCCCCGATTATGGGGTCTTCATACTATGAGAATGTCACTACATGGAGCAAAGGTGATTATCTGAACGCCAATAACACTCAGGATGACATCAATATCATTACGGGAAAAGTCGGAAGCGATCCTGACGTAGTCGGTGATACTCGAGCCAGTGCCACTCCGCTCAGCCTTGTCGGAAACTCCATCGAGGCACCTTCAACTGAGTTTTTTATCGGGGATGATTCAAATGAGGGAATTATCCAAACTCCCACCGACAAGGATTTCTTTTCCTTTGAGACAAGCGGCGGCCCTCTTTCCATTACAGTGGATCCGTTCATCTCCGAAGTAACCCAATATGCCCGCGGTAATAACTTAGACCTAAAACTGACTCTATTCGACAGCGCCGGCAATACAGTCGCGGTGGCCGATCCGACAGCGGAAGTCGCAGCCTCGCTGAACCTCAGTGTAACTCAAGGGGCTTATACGATTTCCATTGAAGGAACAGGTTCAGGAAATCCCCTCGGCGATCCACCTTCTGGATATACCAGTTATGGCAGTCTCGGGATGTATTTTATTTCTGGAACGATTCCGCAGGACTTGTCTGTCGCCTCCCCTGCCCTTGGCGCTACCTGGCAACCCGGTCTTCTTTATGAAATCATTTGGGGCGGGACGGTCGCCGGCCAATCGGTCGATCTGGATCTATACCGAAACGGTTCATTTGTGCAGAGTATTGTCTCAAATTTAGATGGTGCCAACAGTTCGACCTTGTGGACCGTCCCCTCCGGCCTGGAACAGGGTTCTGGCTATACTGTGCGGGTCAGTGTTGACGGAGTTACGGGAACGTCTGATTCGGGTATATTTGAAATCCGGGAAGTTCTTCCTGTTGTAGCGGGTCAGGCACCTTCTGCGAGTGACCTGCTTGAAGGTCCGCAGACCTCGGTGACAATTACCTTCAATGAGACAATGGACCCAGCCTCATTCACGATTACCGACGACGTTGCCAGCTTTACGGGTCCCCAGGCAGTGGATTTGTCTTCGTCGATAACCGGATTTTCCTGGTCCGCCTCGAATACGGTTCTCACCATTTCCTTCAATGCTTTGGACACCACCGGATTTTATCGAATGGTCATGGGTCCTGAAATTCTCGATACAAATGGTAATCCGCTCGATCAGGACGGCGACCTTTTACCAGGTGAAGCATTTGAAGACCAGTATGCCCTGATCTTTGAAATTACGGAAGAAATACCGGGCGGTATCTCAACCGTGTACACTGCGGACATGTCATCAAATCCGGGCGCTTCCACCGATCCCGGTTGGGCTTGGGGAGTTCCCTCTCAAGGAGGCTTGGGTGGACCCAATTCAGCCTACACCGGAAATTCCGTTCTAGGTTACAATCTGTCCGGACAGTATGAACCGGGGATTGTACGTAAAGCCACATTGCCCGCTATTGCCACAACCGGCAAAACTCAGGTCCAGCTGCAATTCCGGCGCTGGCTCGGGGTCTCTCTAAAGGCGAACGGTTCGCCTAATTCACGGCATGCAGACTATGCCCGGGTTGAGTACTCGACGAATGGCACGTCATGGACATCGATCTGGGAAAACAGCACGGAGATTGTCGATACGGGATGGGCCCTTCAAAGCTTCTCGTTGCCCGCCAGCGCGGAGAATCAGGAATCCCTCTTAATTCGCTTTGTCATCGAATCAGACGGGCAAAGCGAATCATTTGGTTGGAACATTGATGACATAGAAGTTCTGGTAAACACACCTTCGCAGACAGTTGCCCCGCCACCTCCAGTTGTCATTTGTCATACTCCCAACGATGAATCAAGCGGGAGCCAATCAGCCCTCTTTTTTGAATACTCCCAACCGATGGATCCGGGTAGCTTCAGCCTTGGAGACATCTCACAATTTGACGGGCCAAACGGTTCAATCTCTTCGAGTGGTTTCGAATGGATCTCTTCAACCCTACTGCGCGTTGATTTTCCCGAGCAATCAGTGGATGGAAATTATTCAATGGTCCTCAATCCAACCGTTGCTGATACGTATGGTCAATTGGTCGATCAGGATCTGGACCTGACAGGTGGCGAAAGTATTGCCGACCAATATACAGCTTCCTTCTCGATCAATAACTCCCCAGGCTTGAGCCCGCCTGAATCGTGGCGTCTGACCTACTTCGAAACAACCCTCAATGAGGGTGTGGCCTCTGATGAATTTGATTTTGACCGGGACGGCCTTGCCAACGTAATGGAACGGGCCTTCGGAACGCTCCCAACGGATGGCGGGAATGCCTACCGGCCCATTCAGTCTTCCACTGTTGTTGAGGATCTGGAATACCTCACCTTTCAATACCGCCGGCTTGCAGGAGGAATTGAATCCGGAGCAAGTGGATATTCGGTCGACGATCTGGTCTATGTTGTGGAAACAAGCCAGACGCTGGGAGCATCATCATGGAGCCCAGTTGCTGGAACTGTGGAATCCAGAAATACGGTCAACGGCGTGGAAACGGTGACGATTCGTCTGAACAGTCCCATGACGCCGGGAGCCCGGAAATTCATCCGGCTGAATGTGACCTCGAACCAGGACTAG
- a CDS encoding Glu/Leu/Phe/Val family dehydrogenase, translating into MQSRIFDSQVFNMACRQFDAAAEILDLPMDDRDRTKFPKRCIAVTMPVRMDDGRVEVFEAYRVQHHLSKGPTKGGTRFHPSVTVGEVAALAMWMSWKCALVGLPYGGAKGGVAVDPRQLSLAEKERVSRRYMQELVPFVGPNIDVMAPDMGTDPQTMAWMMDTYSNIVGCSTPAVVTGKPIDIGGSEGRLESTGRGVAYLIKRYLESHGLRPHQATVNIQGFGNVGSHAALGLLGYGCRITGISDISGAIFNPGGIDVHEALRHVEANGTLEGYMEGDRLTNDELLLQKCTVLVPAALERVITVKVARKLKCRFLAEAANGPTTVSADAVLDERGDIEVIPDVLCNSGGVICSYFEWVQDLQSLFWEHDEVLRKLFDILDKARHSVETQKERLGISRRNAALTLGIERVARAKALRGIFP; encoded by the coding sequence ATGCAATCCCGGATTTTTGACTCACAAGTATTCAACATGGCATGCCGGCAATTTGACGCCGCTGCGGAAATTCTCGATCTTCCAATGGATGACCGGGACCGGACCAAGTTCCCGAAGCGCTGTATCGCAGTGACCATGCCGGTGCGTATGGATGATGGCCGGGTCGAGGTATTTGAAGCCTACCGGGTCCAACACCATCTTTCCAAGGGGCCGACCAAAGGCGGAACGCGCTTCCATCCTTCCGTAACGGTCGGGGAAGTGGCTGCCCTGGCAATGTGGATGAGCTGGAAATGCGCCCTTGTTGGCCTGCCTTATGGCGGGGCCAAGGGTGGAGTGGCCGTCGATCCACGTCAGCTCAGCCTCGCGGAAAAGGAGCGGGTTTCCCGGCGCTACATGCAGGAGTTGGTGCCCTTTGTCGGGCCCAATATTGATGTTATGGCCCCGGATATGGGAACGGATCCGCAGACAATGGCCTGGATGATGGATACGTATTCCAATATTGTCGGTTGCTCGACTCCCGCTGTCGTCACAGGCAAGCCAATTGACATTGGTGGTTCGGAAGGCCGCCTTGAATCAACGGGACGCGGGGTTGCCTACTTGATCAAACGGTACCTTGAGTCACATGGCCTGAGACCCCACCAAGCCACGGTGAATATCCAGGGATTCGGGAATGTTGGATCCCACGCCGCCTTGGGCCTGCTCGGGTACGGCTGCCGCATAACTGGAATCAGCGATATTTCAGGGGCGATATTTAATCCCGGTGGGATTGATGTGCATGAGGCGCTTCGGCATGTCGAGGCAAACGGTACCCTTGAAGGGTACATGGAAGGTGACCGGCTGACCAACGACGAGTTGCTCCTTCAGAAATGCACAGTGCTGGTCCCTGCGGCTTTGGAGCGTGTCATAACCGTGAAGGTGGCACGCAAATTAAAGTGCCGCTTCCTGGCTGAAGCCGCCAATGGGCCCACGACAGTCAGCGCGGACGCTGTCTTGGATGAGCGCGGGGACATCGAGGTCATTCCAGATGTTCTTTGTAACAGCGGCGGGGTGATCTGTTCCTATTTCGAGTGGGTACAGGACCTGCAAAGCCTTTTCTGGGAGCATGACGAAGTCCTTCGAAAGCTCTTTGATATTCTGGACAAAGCCCGGCATAGCGTGGAAACGCAAAAGGAACGCCTTGGAATTAGCCGCCGAAATGCCGCCCTGACGCTGGGGATTGAGCGGGTTGCCCGGGCCAAGGCGCTGAGGGGAATTTTTCCCTAG
- a CDS encoding response regulator, whose amino-acid sequence MAVKLFLVEDEALVCELLAEFLGELEEIEFLGDARDGATAIEKCRKLRPDLIILDLRIPEVSGLDVLKVLHMELPETKVIIFTGSLSEEMLRTTLENGAIAYVEKAYGLEELQKAITSAIAGNRYFSPSIARLIEDYDF is encoded by the coding sequence ATGGCAGTGAAATTATTCCTAGTTGAGGACGAAGCCCTGGTCTGTGAATTGCTCGCAGAGTTTCTGGGTGAGCTTGAAGAAATAGAATTTCTGGGTGATGCCCGGGACGGGGCGACCGCCATTGAAAAATGCCGCAAGCTACGACCGGATTTAATTATTCTGGACCTGCGTATTCCGGAGGTCAGTGGACTCGATGTTTTGAAGGTGCTCCACATGGAATTACCAGAAACAAAAGTCATCATTTTCACGGGCTCATTGTCCGAGGAGATGTTGCGAACAACTTTGGAAAACGGGGCCATCGCGTATGTCGAAAAGGCATACGGTCTGGAAGAACTTCAGAAGGCAATTACTTCCGCCATTGCGGGCAACCGGTATTTCAGTCCGAGCATCGCCCGCTTGATTGAAGACTACGACTTCTAG
- a CDS encoding glutaredoxin family protein — MEIVAYLKPTCGWSTGVRAILKKYNLEYTDKDIINNAENYAEMVQKSGQPLSPCVVVDGVMLADVSGEEVENYLLSNGLVQPSEGDVDVPTNAPCTDEEHARMQSKTIRFF, encoded by the coding sequence ATGGAAATAGTTGCCTACCTTAAACCAACCTGCGGATGGAGTACTGGTGTTCGCGCCATACTCAAGAAGTACAACCTCGAATACACCGACAAGGACATCATTAACAACGCGGAAAATTACGCGGAAATGGTGCAGAAGTCGGGTCAGCCCTTGTCACCGTGCGTCGTCGTGGATGGGGTGATGCTGGCCGATGTCAGTGGTGAAGAAGTTGAAAACTATCTTCTTTCCAACGGACTGGTCCAGCCCAGTGAAGGGGATGTGGATGTCCCCACGAATGCTCCTTGTACAGACGAAGAACACGCGCGGATGCAATCAAAGACGATCCGGTTCTTCTAG